In Morganella morganii, the following are encoded in one genomic region:
- a CDS encoding phosphatidate cytidylyltransferase, with product MKDNELFWIFSGLFGFLAVATVIGLILKHVKGNTSVISNLNARIRAWWLMCIIAAVAISIGPIGSVVLFAFMSLLALRELITLTPTHRADHGALFWCFFIILPVQYVLVGVQWYNLLAVFIPVYAFLFIPTRMVLSGDTRHFLERMAKIQWSVMIAVYCLSYAPALLVLPIPDFTDNINLLLFLMIVVQISDVLQYVFGKLFGKRPIVPKLSPNKTVEGFIGGILSASCVGMALWWATPFSPWAAFLLSLLICLAGFAGGLCMSAIKRDSGIKDFGAMIEGHGGMMDRLDSLCFAAPVFFHVLKYFYT from the coding sequence ATGAAAGATAATGAATTATTCTGGATCTTCAGCGGGCTGTTCGGGTTCCTGGCGGTGGCAACGGTTATCGGCCTGATCCTGAAGCATGTTAAGGGAAACACCTCTGTTATCAGTAACCTGAATGCCCGTATCCGTGCCTGGTGGCTGATGTGTATTATCGCCGCGGTGGCTATCAGCATCGGGCCCATCGGCTCTGTGGTACTGTTTGCCTTTATGTCCCTGCTGGCACTGCGTGAGCTTATCACTCTGACGCCGACACACCGCGCCGACCACGGTGCCCTGTTCTGGTGCTTCTTTATCATTCTGCCGGTACAGTATGTGCTGGTCGGTGTTCAGTGGTATAACCTGCTGGCGGTCTTTATCCCCGTCTATGCGTTCCTGTTTATCCCGACCCGCATGGTGCTCTCCGGCGACACCCGCCACTTCCTGGAGCGCATGGCAAAAATCCAGTGGAGTGTGATGATTGCGGTTTACTGCCTCAGTTATGCTCCTGCACTGCTGGTACTGCCGATTCCGGATTTCACGGATAATATCAACCTGCTGCTGTTTCTGATGATCGTGGTTCAGATTTCTGACGTGCTGCAATATGTGTTCGGTAAACTGTTCGGCAAACGCCCGATTGTACCGAAACTCAGCCCGAACAAAACCGTTGAAGGCTTTATCGGCGGGATCCTCAGTGCGAGCTGTGTCGGTATGGCACTGTGGTGGGCCACACCGTTCAGCCCGTGGGCGGCATTCCTGCTCTCACTGTTGATTTGCCTGGCCGGTTTCGCGGGCGGGTTGTGTATGTCCGCCATCAAGCGGGACAGCGGGATCAAAGATTTCGGTGCCATGATTGAGGGTCACGGCGGCATGATGGACAGACTGGATTCCCTCTGCTTCGCAGCCCCGGTTTTCTTCCATGTGCTGAAATATTTTTATACCTGA
- a CDS encoding lysophospholipid acyltransferase family protein: MTRKTFSPDQKIVPALLVSVCRFLTGIRAKQNAPLPEGKPCIYYANHSSHLDGLVIWSCLTSAARKRVHPVAAQDYWDKTGFRRYIAKRIFGAVLIARGKKIEPATEDELQKTTPAENPLDVMQNVLDTGDSLILFPEGTRGDGEKIQDFKAGLWHLSRNNPDAVLVPVYLENLNRVLPKGSRLIVPIICTATFGAPVEPAGEEESKADFLVRTRQALEAIHHER, translated from the coding sequence ATGACCCGTAAAACGTTTTCGCCGGATCAAAAAATTGTCCCGGCGCTGCTGGTGTCGGTATGCCGGTTTCTGACCGGGATCCGCGCAAAGCAGAACGCCCCGCTGCCGGAAGGTAAACCCTGTATTTATTATGCTAACCACTCCAGTCACCTTGACGGACTGGTGATCTGGTCCTGCCTGACCAGTGCGGCGCGAAAACGCGTTCACCCGGTGGCGGCGCAGGATTACTGGGATAAAACCGGGTTCCGCCGTTATATTGCCAAACGTATTTTTGGTGCGGTGCTGATCGCACGCGGTAAAAAAATCGAACCGGCAACAGAGGATGAACTACAGAAGACCACACCGGCGGAGAATCCGCTGGATGTGATGCAGAATGTTCTCGATACCGGAGATTCCCTGATTTTGTTCCCGGAAGGCACACGCGGCGACGGTGAAAAGATTCAGGATTTCAAAGCCGGGCTCTGGCATTTATCCCGCAATAACCCGGATGCGGTGCTGGTGCCGGTCTATCTGGAAAACCTCAACCGCGTTCTGCCGAAAGGCTCACGGCTGATTGTGCCGATTATCTGCACCGCCACATTCGGTGCTCCGGTTGAACCGGCCGGGGAAGAAGAGAGCAAAGCAGACTTTTTAGTACGGACCCGCCAGGCGTTAGAGGCAATACATCATGAAAGATAA
- the tyrP gene encoding tyrosine transporter TyrP, producing MLAMPLAAAGIGFPVIAVILIGLWAIMSYTALLMVEVYQYSSPDTGLGSVARQYLGLPGQLLTGFSMLLLMYALTTAYIGGAGEMISASLQNWWQISVTPGTATIIFTLVGGLVVCVGTHSVDFINRILFTGKIIFLIIMLAVMMPHVNMTNLVSMPIQNGLVLSAIPLVFTSFGFHGSVPSLVNYMNGDSKKLRFIFLTGSAIPLVAYLLWQIATLGAIPSDTFFGILAQKSGLDGLLTALSETVANKYVDIAVSLFMDLALATSFLGVALGLFDYLADLFRRKNSAFGRTQTGILTFALPLICALYYKSFTGALAYAAMALSFLALILPSLLAWKVRQNPKAGAYRVAGGNGVLIFIFLFGLLVISIEFIKSAGYLPNI from the coding sequence ATGCTGGCAATGCCCCTGGCGGCTGCGGGGATCGGGTTTCCGGTCATTGCGGTTATTCTGATCGGCCTGTGGGCTATCATGAGCTACACCGCCTTACTGATGGTTGAAGTGTATCAGTACAGCTCACCGGATACCGGCTTAGGCAGCGTCGCCCGTCAATACCTCGGATTACCGGGTCAGCTCCTGACCGGCTTCAGTATGTTATTGCTGATGTATGCCCTGACCACTGCCTATATCGGCGGTGCCGGGGAAATGATCTCCGCCAGCCTGCAAAACTGGTGGCAAATATCTGTTACACCGGGTACCGCGACCATTATCTTCACCCTCGTCGGCGGCCTGGTGGTGTGTGTCGGGACTCACTCGGTTGATTTTATCAACCGTATCCTGTTCACCGGTAAAATTATCTTCCTGATCATCATGCTCGCCGTCATGATGCCGCATGTGAATATGACCAACCTTGTCAGCATGCCAATTCAGAACGGACTGGTGCTTTCCGCTATCCCGCTGGTGTTTACCTCTTTTGGTTTCCACGGCAGTGTACCCAGCCTGGTGAATTACATGAACGGCGACAGCAAAAAGCTGCGCTTTATTTTCCTCACCGGCAGTGCCATTCCGCTGGTGGCGTATCTGCTGTGGCAGATTGCCACGCTCGGCGCGATCCCGTCCGATACTTTCTTTGGTATTCTGGCGCAGAAATCCGGCCTTGACGGCTTACTGACGGCACTCAGTGAGACCGTGGCCAACAAATACGTGGATATCGCGGTCAGCCTGTTTATGGATCTGGCACTGGCTACCTCATTCCTGGGTGTGGCGCTGGGGTTATTTGATTACCTGGCAGACCTGTTCCGCCGCAAAAATTCCGCCTTCGGCCGTACACAAACCGGGATTCTGACCTTTGCCCTGCCGCTGATTTGCGCCCTGTACTACAAAAGCTTTACCGGTGCGCTGGCGTATGCCGCAATGGCGCTCTCCTTCCTGGCGCTGATCCTGCCGTCATTATTAGCGTGGAAAGTACGGCAGAACCCGAAAGCAGGTGCTTACCGTGTTGCAGGCGGAAACGGTGTGCTGATCTTTATCTTCCTGTTCGGCCTGCTGGTGATCTCCATCGAGTTCATCAAAAGCGCCGGTTATCTGCCGAATATCTGA
- a CDS encoding putative signal transducing protein, giving the protein MWNIHPTRSRYALLAQYLSPLDARIEAGLLESEGIEVMLLDENIVWNNQMYAQAVGGVKLLVNQDELTRAQEILADYHHGDFGINEEGEPAAADPEPVTENSTEDYVNIGFVFLIFLTLGLAIPFKALHHRFKEKAK; this is encoded by the coding sequence ATGTGGAATATACACCCGACACGCAGCCGCTATGCATTACTGGCTCAGTATCTGTCGCCGCTGGATGCCAGGATTGAAGCCGGATTGCTGGAATCCGAAGGGATTGAGGTGATGCTGCTGGATGAAAATATTGTCTGGAATAACCAGATGTATGCTCAGGCTGTCGGCGGTGTGAAGCTGCTGGTTAATCAGGACGAGTTAACCAGAGCACAGGAGATTCTGGCGGATTATCATCACGGAGATTTCGGAATTAATGAGGAAGGGGAACCGGCGGCAGCGGATCCGGAACCGGTGACTGAAAACAGTACAGAAGATTATGTCAATATAGGGTTTGTGTTTCTTATTTTTCTGACGCTCGGCCTCGCTATTCCATTTAAAGCGCTGCATCATCGTTTTAAAGAGAAAGCAAAATAA
- a CDS encoding amino acid ABC transporter ATP-binding protein: MIHVNNLQKKFGNTHVLRGISCDIRPQEVVCVIGPSGSGKSTFLRCLNALERPDSGEIVVNGTDVCDPKTDLNKMREHTGMVFQRFNLFPHMTVLDNITMAPLMVSGLKKADALLKAERLLEKVGLPDKIDAWPESLSGGQQQRVAIARALAMDPTVLLFDEPTSALDPELVGEVLNVMKALAHEGMTMVIVTHEMNFAREVADRVFFIDQGIIQESGTPEQIFNHPQNPRTAAFLSRVL, from the coding sequence GTGATTCACGTTAATAATTTACAGAAAAAATTCGGCAATACCCATGTGCTGCGCGGCATCAGCTGCGATATCCGTCCGCAGGAAGTTGTCTGTGTGATAGGGCCGTCCGGCTCCGGAAAAAGCACCTTTCTGCGCTGCCTGAATGCTCTGGAACGCCCGGATTCCGGTGAGATTGTGGTAAACGGCACCGATGTGTGTGATCCGAAAACAGATCTGAACAAAATGCGCGAACATACCGGTATGGTATTCCAGCGCTTCAATCTGTTTCCGCATATGACGGTGCTGGATAACATTACCATGGCGCCGCTGATGGTGTCCGGACTGAAAAAAGCCGATGCTCTGCTTAAAGCGGAGCGGTTACTGGAAAAAGTCGGTCTGCCGGACAAAATTGATGCCTGGCCGGAGAGTTTATCCGGCGGTCAGCAGCAGCGCGTAGCTATTGCCCGTGCCCTGGCGATGGATCCGACGGTGCTGCTGTTTGATGAACCGACTTCCGCGCTCGACCCGGAGCTGGTCGGTGAAGTACTGAATGTGATGAAAGCCCTGGCTCATGAAGGCATGACAATGGTGATTGTGACCCATGAGATGAATTTTGCCCGCGAAGTGGCAGACCGTGTCTTTTTTATCGATCAGGGGATTATTCAGGAGTCCGGCACACCGGAGCAGATTTTTAATCATCCTCAGAACCCGCGTACCGCCGCGTTTCTCAGCCGCGTGCTGTAG
- a CDS encoding CDP-alcohol phosphatidyltransferase family protein — protein sequence MESEEIRDRRPIKARQTRWATSAARLLQQRGATPNGISVASSVCALLAAAAFYGALNCEITALRIILFLLAALIVQGRLICNLLDGMVAVEGGLRSPVGAVFNDLPDRVSDSLILIGAGYGLAGFIAYAPQLGWAAALMAVMTAYVRVLGGSCEQPQKFSGPMAKQHRMALLTAGAVAACFLPLYQAQWLFLIILWVITLGALWTTVRRTRILMADLRKDNKG from the coding sequence ATGGAATCAGAAGAAATCAGGGACCGACGTCCGATTAAAGCCCGGCAGACCCGCTGGGCGACCTCAGCCGCCCGTCTGCTGCAACAGCGCGGTGCAACCCCGAACGGTATATCTGTTGCCAGTTCAGTCTGTGCATTACTTGCCGCTGCTGCCTTTTACGGTGCCCTGAACTGTGAAATAACGGCACTTCGTATCATCCTGTTTTTGCTGGCCGCACTGATAGTACAGGGACGGCTTATCTGTAATCTGCTTGACGGTATGGTGGCGGTCGAAGGCGGCCTGCGCAGCCCTGTTGGTGCCGTATTTAACGATTTGCCGGATCGCGTTTCGGACAGCCTGATCCTCATCGGTGCCGGTTACGGACTGGCCGGTTTTATCGCTTATGCCCCGCAGCTCGGCTGGGCGGCGGCGCTGATGGCAGTGATGACCGCCTATGTCCGGGTACTCGGCGGCAGTTGTGAGCAGCCGCAGAAATTTTCCGGCCCGATGGCCAAACAGCACCGGATGGCGCTGCTGACCGCAGGGGCCGTTGCCGCCTGTTTTCTCCCGCTGTATCAGGCTCAGTGGCTGTTTCTTATCATACTGTGGGTGATTACCCTCGGCGCACTCTGGACCACCGTGCGCCGTACCCGCATACTGATGGCTGATTTACGTAAGGATAATAAAGGATGA
- the adeD gene encoding adenine deaminase, whose product MNSEKNKRTCTRSREEMTTLLAVARSEAPADYRIDNVRILDLINGGEFPGPVVISGNAIAGVGTVYKDAPAHQVIDGKNAVVVPGFIDAHLHIESSMMTPVTFESATLPLGVTTIVCDPHEIVNVMGEEGIEWFLRCAEQAQQNQFVQVSSCVPALPGSDVNGADFPLAEMLKYKDHPHVPGLAEMMNFPAVIAGEAETLDKLDAFRGMTLDGHCPMVTGKDLNGYIAGGIENCHESHRYEEGLEKLALGMALMIREGSAARNLDALAPLITAMSSPQCLLCTDDRNPWEIIHEGHMNALVYRLINQHQIPVHIAYRVASWSAARHFGLKNLGLVAPGKQADLVLLRDEKTVDIQAVMCGGRWVDKAALLREREAKQAASRPPMQNTVRRQAVTAQSLAFVPVAGHEYRAISVIPNELITCEQRVSWDGLRYDRDNICSLAVIERYGRQTPPATALLHNFGLTRGALASTVSHDSHNIVVAGIDPMDMALAVNQLIAGGGGMCVVADGRVLSHATLPIAGLMSDKTADEIAAEIESLKAACRDCGVMLDEPFIQMAFLSLPVIPTLKLTSLGLYDVNKFVFTHSELTA is encoded by the coding sequence ATGAACAGTGAGAAAAATAAGCGCACCTGCACGCGCAGCCGCGAAGAAATGACAACACTCCTCGCCGTGGCCCGCAGTGAGGCACCGGCGGATTATCGTATTGATAATGTCCGGATTCTGGATCTGATTAACGGTGGTGAATTTCCGGGCCCGGTGGTGATAAGCGGAAATGCGATTGCCGGTGTCGGTACGGTGTATAAGGATGCACCGGCGCATCAGGTTATCGACGGTAAAAATGCGGTGGTCGTACCCGGATTTATTGACGCACATCTGCATATTGAATCCAGCATGATGACCCCGGTCACCTTTGAGAGTGCCACGCTGCCGCTGGGAGTCACGACCATTGTGTGTGATCCGCATGAAATCGTGAACGTCATGGGAGAAGAGGGGATTGAGTGGTTTCTGCGCTGCGCGGAACAGGCACAGCAGAATCAGTTTGTTCAGGTGAGTTCCTGTGTGCCGGCATTACCGGGCAGTGATGTGAACGGCGCAGATTTCCCGCTGGCAGAGATGCTGAAATACAAGGATCATCCCCATGTGCCGGGACTGGCGGAGATGATGAATTTCCCGGCGGTGATTGCCGGTGAGGCGGAAACGCTGGATAAACTGGATGCATTCCGCGGTATGACGCTGGATGGTCACTGCCCGATGGTCACCGGGAAAGACCTCAACGGCTATATTGCCGGGGGGATTGAAAACTGCCACGAATCGCACCGTTATGAGGAAGGGCTGGAAAAACTGGCGCTGGGAATGGCGCTGATGATCCGCGAAGGGTCGGCGGCACGGAATCTGGATGCGCTGGCACCGCTTATCACGGCGATGAGCAGCCCGCAGTGTCTGTTATGCACTGATGACCGCAATCCCTGGGAAATCATTCACGAGGGGCATATGAATGCGCTGGTGTATCGTCTGATTAACCAGCATCAGATTCCGGTACATATTGCTTACCGTGTTGCCAGCTGGTCCGCGGCCCGGCATTTCGGGCTGAAAAACCTCGGGCTGGTGGCGCCGGGGAAACAGGCGGACCTGGTTCTGCTGCGGGATGAGAAAACGGTCGATATTCAGGCGGTTATGTGCGGCGGCCGCTGGGTGGATAAAGCGGCGCTGCTGCGTGAGCGGGAGGCTAAACAGGCAGCATCACGTCCGCCAATGCAGAATACTGTCCGCCGTCAGGCCGTGACAGCGCAGTCTCTTGCTTTTGTGCCGGTTGCCGGTCATGAATACCGCGCGATCAGTGTGATCCCGAATGAGCTGATCACCTGTGAGCAGCGGGTCAGCTGGGACGGACTCCGCTATGACCGTGATAATATCTGCTCGCTTGCGGTGATTGAGCGCTATGGCCGCCAGACACCACCGGCAACCGCATTGCTGCACAATTTCGGTCTGACGCGCGGGGCCCTGGCGTCAACGGTCAGCCACGACAGCCATAATATTGTTGTCGCCGGTATTGATCCGATGGATATGGCGCTGGCGGTGAATCAGCTGATTGCCGGTGGCGGCGGGATGTGTGTGGTTGCGGACGGCCGGGTGCTGAGCCATGCGACACTGCCGATTGCCGGGCTGATGAGTGATAAAACGGCGGATGAAATCGCCGCTGAAATTGAGTCGCTGAAAGCGGCCTGCCGCGACTGCGGGGTGATGCTGGATGAGCCGTTTATTCAGATGGCATTCCTGTCGCTGCCGGTGATCCCGACACTGAAACTCACCAGTCTCGGGTTATATGATGTGAATAAATTTGTTTTTACACACAGTGAATTAACGGCATAA
- a CDS encoding amino acid ABC transporter permease gives MSAFRWEIIEEYAPLFMDGALMTIKCTIICVILGTLWGLTLGLGRTARAERGPAKWLLLFFVQYPVRFYVSAFRGTPLFVQIMVVHFALVPLFINPRDGLMVTSGIITSDTARMLRSEYGAFLSCIVAITLNAGAYVSEIFRAGIQSVDRGQTEASRALGMSWGKTMRKVILPQAFRRILPPLGNNAIAIVKDSSLASAIGLADLAYAARTVSGAYATYWEPYLVISVIYWMLTFLLAQLVQYTERRLSRSDSR, from the coding sequence ATGTCAGCTTTCCGCTGGGAAATTATAGAAGAATACGCTCCGTTATTTATGGACGGGGCACTGATGACAATAAAATGTACCATTATCTGTGTCATCCTGGGGACTCTCTGGGGACTGACGCTCGGCCTCGGCCGGACAGCCCGTGCCGAACGCGGCCCGGCAAAATGGCTGCTGCTGTTCTTTGTGCAGTATCCGGTGCGGTTTTATGTCAGTGCATTTCGTGGCACGCCGCTGTTTGTGCAGATCATGGTGGTTCACTTCGCACTGGTGCCGCTGTTTATCAACCCGCGTGACGGCCTGATGGTCACCAGCGGTATTATTACCTCTGATACGGCCAGAATGCTGCGTTCCGAATACGGCGCATTTCTCTCCTGTATTGTTGCTATCACACTCAATGCCGGGGCGTATGTTTCCGAGATTTTCCGCGCCGGGATTCAGTCCGTCGATCGCGGTCAGACAGAAGCCTCCCGCGCACTGGGCATGAGCTGGGGAAAAACCATGCGTAAGGTGATCCTGCCGCAGGCTTTCCGTCGTATTCTGCCGCCGCTGGGTAACAATGCGATCGCGATTGTCAAAGATTCCTCCCTGGCCTCTGCTATCGGCCTTGCCGACCTGGCATATGCCGCGCGGACAGTATCCGGCGCATATGCTACTTACTGGGAGCCATACCTGGTCATCTCCGTTATTTACTGGATGCTGACATTCCTGCTGGCGCAGCTGGTTCAATACACCGAAAGAAGGTTGAGCAGAAGTGATTCACGTTAA
- a CDS encoding basic amino acid ABC transporter substrate-binding protein, producing MFKKLVFAGCLSLLAFTGVSQAKETYVVGAGGTYRPFEFENSEKQLEGFDIDIIKAVAAAEDFDVKLINTPWEGIFATLSAGDRDILISGITITDKRKQMVDFSAPYFPAEQAIVVNENSPISALSELSKYNVGVVNSSTGDIVVSDVLGKTSTAIKRFDNTPLLLQELYEDGVDAAVGDVGVVKFYIKTHPDKKFKLIYDNHFEKQYFGIAVAKGNTELQEKINRGLAKIIADGTYAKIYQKWFDNDVPSLPAQ from the coding sequence ATGTTTAAAAAATTAGTCTTTGCAGGCTGTTTATCATTATTAGCATTCACCGGGGTAAGCCAGGCCAAAGAAACCTATGTGGTCGGTGCAGGCGGTACCTATCGCCCGTTTGAATTTGAAAACAGTGAAAAACAACTCGAAGGGTTTGATATCGATATTATCAAAGCGGTTGCTGCCGCCGAAGATTTTGACGTCAAATTAATCAACACGCCGTGGGAAGGTATTTTCGCCACACTGTCCGCCGGGGATCGCGATATTTTAATTTCCGGTATTACCATCACCGATAAACGCAAACAGATGGTGGATTTCTCCGCCCCGTATTTCCCGGCAGAACAGGCAATTGTGGTGAATGAAAATTCACCAATCAGCGCGTTATCTGAACTGAGTAAATATAATGTCGGTGTGGTGAACTCCAGCACCGGGGATATTGTGGTTTCTGATGTGCTCGGCAAAACCAGCACCGCCATCAAACGCTTTGATAATACTCCGCTGCTGTTACAGGAATTATATGAAGACGGCGTGGATGCGGCGGTCGGTGATGTCGGTGTGGTGAAGTTTTATATTAAAACCCATCCGGACAAGAAATTTAAACTGATTTACGACAATCATTTTGAAAAACAGTATTTCGGCATTGCCGTCGCTAAAGGTAATACGGAATTACAGGAAAAAATTAACCGTGGTCTGGCAAAAATTATTGCCGACGGTACTTACGCCAAAATCTATCAGAAATGGTTCGATAACGACGTACCTTCCCTGCCCGCGCAGTAA
- a CDS encoding NCS2 family permease, with translation MDSQTPETIRETGVLGRLFRLQAHGTTARTEVIAGITTFLTMVYIIFVNPQILGAAGMDTQAVFVTTCLIAAFGCILMGCLANLPVALAPAMGLNAFFAFGVVSAMGYSWQIGMGAIFWGALGMLLLTVFRIRYWMIANIPLSLRVGITSGIGLFIAMMGLKNIGLVVANPATLVSMGDLTSHSVWLGALGFFIITILASRRIHAAVLISIVVTTLIGWGLGDVTYNGVFSMPPDVTSVLGKVDVAGAFNIGLSGIIFSFMLVNLFDSSGTLIGVTDKAGLADKDGKFPNMQKALYVDSVSSVIGGFIGTSSVTAYIESTSGVSVGGRTGLTAVVVGILFLLVIFLSPLAGMVPAYAVAGALIYVGVLMTSSLARVNWNDLTDAVPAFITAIMMPFSFSITDGIALGFISYSVMKLGTGRWKELNPCVILVALLFVLKFVFVDH, from the coding sequence ATGGATAGTCAAACACCGGAAACCATCCGGGAAACAGGTGTACTGGGACGTTTATTCCGTTTACAGGCACACGGTACCACGGCACGAACCGAAGTTATCGCCGGTATAACCACCTTTCTTACTATGGTGTATATCATTTTTGTTAACCCGCAAATCCTCGGCGCTGCCGGGATGGATACACAGGCTGTCTTCGTCACCACCTGTCTGATTGCGGCATTCGGCTGTATTCTGATGGGTTGTCTGGCAAATCTGCCGGTCGCACTGGCACCGGCAATGGGGCTGAACGCCTTTTTTGCTTTCGGTGTGGTCAGCGCCATGGGTTACTCCTGGCAAATAGGGATGGGGGCTATCTTCTGGGGTGCACTCGGCATGCTGCTGCTGACGGTCTTCCGCATCCGCTACTGGATGATAGCCAATATCCCGCTGAGTCTGCGGGTGGGGATCACCAGTGGTATCGGGCTGTTTATCGCTATGATGGGGCTGAAAAATATCGGCCTGGTTGTGGCGAATCCGGCCACGCTGGTTTCCATGGGAGATCTGACCTCCCATTCCGTCTGGCTCGGCGCACTGGGCTTTTTTATTATCACCATTCTGGCCTCCCGCCGTATTCACGCAGCGGTGCTGATCTCCATTGTGGTCACCACGCTGATTGGCTGGGGGCTGGGGGATGTCACCTACAACGGTGTTTTCTCCATGCCGCCGGATGTTACCAGCGTGCTGGGCAAAGTGGATGTGGCCGGTGCCTTTAATATCGGGCTGTCAGGGATTATTTTCTCGTTTATGCTGGTTAACCTGTTTGACTCATCAGGTACCCTTATCGGGGTAACCGATAAAGCCGGGCTGGCAGATAAAGACGGTAAATTCCCGAATATGCAGAAAGCCTTGTATGTGGATAGTGTCAGCTCCGTGATCGGCGGCTTTATCGGCACATCATCTGTCACCGCGTATATTGAAAGTACCTCGGGGGTTTCTGTCGGCGGCCGGACAGGGCTGACCGCCGTGGTGGTCGGGATCCTGTTCCTGCTGGTGATTTTCCTCTCCCCGCTGGCCGGAATGGTGCCTGCCTATGCGGTCGCCGGTGCGCTGATTTATGTCGGGGTGCTGATGACATCGAGCCTGGCACGGGTCAACTGGAATGACCTGACTGATGCAGTACCGGCCTTTATCACCGCGATTATGATGCCGTTCAGTTTCTCCATCACAGACGGTATTGCGCTTGGTTTTATCTCTTACTCTGTGATGAAGCTGGGGACCGGGCGCTGGAAAGAGCTGAATCCGTGTGTGATTCTGGTTGCCCTGCTGTTTGTGCTGAAGTTTGTGTTTGTCGACCACTGA